One window of Gilliamella sp. B3022 genomic DNA carries:
- the rarD gene encoding EamA family transporter RarD, giving the protein MIKGVALSIFASCLFGLLYYYPVLLQPLSVIDIFCWRLLTSFPAIIFLIIVEKQGSAIINLFVRIKQQPLILIGLIFSSFLLTIQMLIFIWAPINGHGLSASLGYFLLPLTMVVFGQIFYKEKLSIFRKVAILLACIGVVLEIYITGAFSWETAVIALGYPIYFMTRRKLQIEGISGTFSDFFFIFVGCLIYFNLHYSLNQIISDLSHFHIFIPMLGIITAIAFAMYFVARQLLPLGLFGLLGYVEPVLLTLVSVLFLHESVSKEQVVPYGLIWLSVCVLALEGSIYLLRTVKRKKLK; this is encoded by the coding sequence ATGATAAAGGGCGTTGCGCTTTCAATATTTGCATCATGTCTTTTTGGTTTACTATATTACTACCCTGTTCTATTACAACCACTGTCCGTTATTGATATCTTTTGCTGGCGATTATTAACCTCCTTTCCTGCAATAATTTTTCTAATTATTGTCGAAAAACAAGGGTCAGCAATTATCAATCTATTTGTTCGGATTAAACAACAACCCTTGATTTTAATCGGTCTCATATTTTCTTCATTTCTATTGACCATCCAAATGTTGATTTTTATTTGGGCTCCGATCAATGGTCATGGATTATCAGCTTCACTAGGCTATTTTTTACTGCCATTAACGATGGTCGTTTTTGGACAAATATTCTATAAAGAAAAACTGAGTATTTTTCGAAAAGTAGCAATTCTGCTAGCCTGCATAGGTGTTGTTTTAGAAATTTATATAACTGGCGCTTTTTCGTGGGAAACAGCGGTTATTGCATTGGGTTACCCAATTTACTTTATGACACGCCGTAAATTACAAATAGAAGGCATTTCAGGGACATTTTCAGATTTCTTTTTTATCTTTGTTGGCTGCCTCATTTATTTTAATTTGCATTACTCTTTAAATCAGATTATAAGTGATCTATCTCACTTTCATATTTTTATTCCAATGCTAGGTATCATTACAGCCATTGCTTTTGCCATGTATTTTGTTGCTAGACAGTTGTTACCGCTTGGATTATTTGGATTGCTCGGATATGTAGAGCCAGTACTGCTTACTCTTGTATCGGTGTTATTTTTACATGAATCTGTTTCTAAAGAGCAGGTTGTACCATATGGACTTATTTGGTTATCTGTATGTGTTTTAGCATTAGAAGGTAGTATTTATCTATTACGTACAGTAAAGCGCAAAAAATTGAAATAA
- the serS gene encoding serine--tRNA ligase codes for MLDPNLLRNELNVVAKKLARRGFKLDVDTISQLEEKRKVLQIETESLQAQRNARSKAIGEAKARGEDITAVREEVNKIGEKLNNAKAELETLLTKIKDITSTIPNTPDDSVPDGKDENDNVEISRFGTPRIFDFPIQDHVALGERLGGLDFAAGVKLTGSRFVVMKSQIARLHRAITQFMLDLHTEKHGYAEVYVPYLVNQTTLYGTGQLPKFADDLFHTKPLDEESESSNYALIPTAEVPVTNLVRDEILDESVLPLKMTAHTPCFRSEAGSYGKDTRGLIRMHQFDKVELVQIVKPEESMKALEELTAHAEKVLQLLELPYRKIVLCAGDMGFGSCKTYDLEVWVPAQNTYREISSCSNMWDFQARRMQARYRNKADNKTYLVHTLNGSGLAVGRTLVAILENYQQADGKIKIPSVLVPYMNGVEIIG; via the coding sequence ATGTTGGACCCGAATTTACTCCGAAATGAATTAAATGTTGTCGCTAAAAAATTAGCTCGCCGTGGATTTAAACTAGATGTTGATACTATTAGTCAACTAGAAGAAAAACGCAAAGTACTGCAAATTGAAACTGAAAGCTTACAAGCGCAGCGTAATGCTCGTTCTAAAGCTATTGGTGAAGCTAAGGCTCGAGGCGAAGACATTACAGCTGTACGTGAAGAAGTTAATAAAATCGGTGAAAAACTGAATAATGCTAAAGCTGAGCTTGAAACCTTATTAACTAAAATCAAAGATATTACCTCTACGATTCCGAATACTCCTGATGATTCTGTACCTGATGGTAAAGATGAAAACGACAACGTCGAAATTTCTCGCTTTGGAACTCCAAGAATATTTGACTTTCCAATACAAGATCATGTTGCATTAGGTGAACGTTTAGGGGGGCTCGACTTTGCTGCAGGTGTAAAACTTACTGGTTCACGTTTTGTTGTTATGAAGTCACAGATAGCTCGCCTACATCGTGCTATCACACAATTTATGTTAGATCTTCATACAGAGAAACATGGTTATGCTGAAGTTTATGTGCCCTACCTTGTCAATCAAACTACTTTGTACGGTACCGGACAATTACCAAAATTTGCAGATGACTTATTTCACACAAAACCGCTTGATGAAGAATCAGAAAGCAGTAATTATGCCCTAATTCCAACTGCTGAAGTACCAGTAACTAATTTGGTACGTGACGAGATTCTTGATGAAAGTGTGTTACCTCTAAAAATGACCGCGCATACCCCATGCTTCCGTTCTGAAGCTGGCTCTTACGGTAAAGACACTCGTGGTTTAATCCGTATGCATCAATTTGACAAAGTAGAATTAGTCCAAATTGTTAAACCCGAAGAATCAATGAAAGCTTTAGAAGAATTAACCGCACACGCAGAAAAAGTTTTACAATTATTAGAATTACCATATCGCAAAATTGTATTATGTGCAGGTGATATGGGCTTTGGATCATGTAAAACATATGATCTTGAAGTATGGGTACCGGCACAAAATACTTACCGTGAAATTTCTTCTTGTTCGAATATGTGGGATTTCCAAGCTCGTCGTATGCAAGCACGTTATCGTAATAAAGCTGATAATAAAACTTATTTAGTACATACGTTAAATGGCTCTGGTTTAGCTGTAGGGCGCACGTTAGTTGCAATTTTGGAAAACTATCAGCAAGCTGATGGAAAAATTAAAATTCCGTCCGTACTAGTACCTTATATGAATGGTGTAGAGATAATTGGATAA
- the csrA gene encoding carbon storage regulator CsrA, whose protein sequence is MLILTRRVGETLIIGDDVVITILGVKGNQVRIGINAPKEVSIHREEIYNRIHQSQNKNDELPESKE, encoded by the coding sequence ATGTTAATTTTAACTAGGAGAGTAGGTGAAACACTAATTATTGGTGATGATGTTGTTATTACTATTCTTGGCGTGAAAGGTAATCAAGTCAGAATTGGTATTAATGCACCTAAAGAAGTCTCAATTCATCGAGAAGAGATATACAATAGAATTCATCAATCTCAGAACAAAAATGATGAATTACCTGAGTCCAAAGAGTAA
- the alaS gene encoding alanine--tRNA ligase, with translation MKSTAEIRQNFLDFFNSKGHEIVASSSLVPHNDPTLLFTNAGMNQFKDVFLGIEKRPYTRATTAQRCVRAGGKHNDLDNVGYTARHHTFFEMLGNFSFGDYFKHDAIHFAWELLTSREWFNIPKEKLTVTVYETDDEAYTIWEKEIGIPKERIIRIGDNKGAPFASDNFWQMGDTGPCGPCTEIFYDHGDHIWGGPPGSPEEDGDRFIEIWNIVFMQFNRHPDGTMEPLPKPSVDTGMGLERIAAVLQHVNSNYEIDLFKKLIHDAAGIIQTKNLESKSLRVIADHIRSCAFLISDGVLPSNEGRGYVLRRIIRRAVRHGHMLGAKGIFFYKLVKPLIDVMGSAADELANNQKIVEDALKIEEEQFLKTLERGLFLLDQELAKITNSVLPGDVAFKLYDTFGFPLDLTADVCREKNIAIDEDGFNLCMEEQRKRARESSAFSVDYSNVIKLDDTTEFLGYQATEASGKIIAIFQNGQKVESVNAGDEAIIILDKTPFYGESGGQIGDKGLLTSANGEFTVLDSQKYGKSIGHIGNLVKGSLKVGNLVTAAIDVELRERIKRNHSATHLLQAALQQILGNHVHQKGSLVTDSYLRFDFSHNQSITQEQIVEIENLVNQQIRCNLPVDVELMPIDEARNKGAMALFGEKYEEIVRVLTMGDFSIELCGGTHVNRTGNIGLFKIISESSIASGVRRIEATSGQSAMDFIHQEANLLNQIAQLVKSDKSAVLVRVEQLLEQTKLLEKNIEQLKAQKASQQSAQLINQCEKINNKNLLIAKLDNVEAKVLRTMIDDLKNQLKTGVIILAAVNDNKINLAAGVTNDLINIVKAGELVSQLALKVGGKGGGRPDFAQAGGMDLSALPEALSSMKKEISNKLQAS, from the coding sequence ATGAAAAGCACTGCAGAAATTCGTCAAAATTTTCTTGACTTTTTCAATAGCAAAGGACATGAAATTGTAGCAAGTAGTTCCCTTGTTCCTCATAATGATCCAACGCTATTATTTACTAACGCGGGAATGAATCAGTTCAAAGATGTATTTCTAGGAATAGAAAAACGTCCCTATACCAGAGCAACAACTGCACAACGTTGTGTTCGCGCTGGCGGTAAACATAATGATTTGGATAATGTGGGTTACACTGCCCGACATCATACTTTTTTTGAAATGTTAGGAAACTTTAGTTTCGGTGACTATTTTAAACATGATGCGATTCATTTTGCTTGGGAGTTATTAACCAGTAGAGAATGGTTTAATATTCCTAAAGAGAAATTAACCGTCACTGTTTATGAAACAGATGATGAAGCATACACAATTTGGGAAAAAGAGATTGGTATACCCAAAGAACGTATCATACGTATCGGTGATAACAAAGGTGCTCCTTTTGCTTCAGACAACTTCTGGCAAATGGGTGATACAGGACCATGCGGACCATGTACAGAAATTTTTTATGATCATGGTGATCACATTTGGGGTGGCCCTCCAGGCAGTCCTGAAGAAGATGGTGACCGATTCATTGAAATTTGGAACATTGTCTTTATGCAGTTTAATCGTCATCCTGATGGCACAATGGAGCCTTTACCAAAGCCATCGGTCGATACTGGTATGGGATTGGAAAGAATTGCTGCAGTTTTACAACATGTTAATTCTAATTATGAAATTGATTTATTTAAAAAATTAATTCATGATGCAGCAGGAATCATTCAAACTAAAAATTTAGAAAGTAAATCTTTACGTGTTATTGCTGACCATATTCGTTCTTGTGCATTTTTAATTTCAGATGGCGTATTGCCTTCTAATGAAGGTCGTGGTTATGTGTTGCGCCGTATTATTCGACGAGCTGTACGTCACGGACATATGTTAGGTGCTAAAGGAATATTTTTCTACAAATTGGTTAAACCTCTCATTGATGTAATGGGAAGTGCAGCAGATGAATTAGCGAATAATCAAAAAATAGTAGAAGATGCACTTAAAATTGAAGAAGAGCAATTCTTAAAAACATTAGAACGAGGATTGTTTTTACTTGATCAAGAATTAGCTAAAATTACCAATTCGGTATTACCTGGTGATGTTGCATTTAAACTTTACGATACTTTTGGTTTTCCATTAGATTTAACCGCAGATGTCTGTCGCGAAAAAAATATTGCCATTGATGAAGATGGATTCAATCTATGTATGGAAGAACAACGTAAACGTGCTCGTGAGTCAAGTGCTTTTAGTGTTGACTATAGCAATGTAATTAAACTTGATGATACTACCGAATTTTTAGGTTATCAAGCTACCGAAGCATCAGGGAAAATAATTGCCATTTTCCAAAATGGTCAAAAAGTTGAAAGTGTCAATGCTGGTGATGAAGCTATTATCATCTTAGATAAAACGCCATTCTATGGAGAATCAGGCGGACAAATTGGTGATAAAGGTTTGTTAACCTCTGCAAACGGCGAGTTTACTGTTTTAGATAGCCAAAAGTATGGCAAAAGCATTGGACATATCGGTAACCTTGTTAAAGGTTCTCTAAAAGTTGGGAACTTAGTAACAGCGGCAATTGATGTTGAGTTAAGAGAACGTATTAAACGCAATCATTCAGCAACCCATTTATTACAAGCTGCATTACAACAAATTTTAGGTAACCATGTTCATCAAAAAGGTTCTTTAGTTACTGATAGTTATCTGCGTTTTGATTTTTCACATAATCAAAGCATTACGCAAGAACAAATTGTTGAAATTGAAAATCTAGTTAATCAACAAATCCGTTGTAATCTACCTGTTGACGTTGAACTGATGCCAATAGATGAAGCTAGAAATAAAGGGGCTATGGCACTATTTGGAGAAAAATATGAAGAAATTGTTCGTGTTTTAACTATGGGCGATTTCTCAATTGAATTATGTGGTGGTACTCATGTAAATAGAACAGGCAATATAGGTTTATTTAAAATAATATCTGAATCAAGCATTGCTTCTGGAGTTCGCCGTATTGAGGCTACTTCTGGGCAAAGTGCAATGGATTTTATACACCAAGAAGCAAATTTATTAAATCAAATTGCACAATTGGTTAAAAGCGATAAATCAGCAGTTTTAGTTCGTGTAGAGCAATTGCTTGAACAAACTAAACTACTTGAAAAAAACATTGAGCAATTAAAAGCGCAAAAAGCTAGCCAACAAAGCGCTCAATTAATTAATCAATGTGAAAAAATCAATAATAAAAATTTACTAATTGCTAAACTTGATAATGTTGAGGCAAAAGTATTACGTACCATGATTGATGATCTTAAAAATCAATTAAAAACGGGAGTAATTATTTTGGCCGCTGTTAATGATAACAAAATCAATTTAGCCGCTGGCGTAACGAATGATTTAATCAATATTGTCAAAGCCGGCGAATTAGTTTCCCAATTAGCATTAAAAGTAGGTGGTAAAGGCGGTGGGCGGCCTGATTTCGCCCAAGCAGGTGGAATGGATCTATCAGCATTACCAGAAGCATTGTCTTCAATGAAAAAGGAAATCAGTAATAAATTACAAGCAAGTTAG
- a CDS encoding regulatory protein RecX: MDKKLNKLILNKAVQLLAQRDHSSYELTNKIIQFFTKKIKSSEDEYYEQLNQLKIETADVVQYCTNQNWMSDTQYIEKYIVMRSNKGYGRYKIAMELKQRGLPNNLTNELLSKLDINWSYNAYKQILKKFNQINVKNLLEKQKIMQFLVTRGYTQDDIKDVYNLLT, encoded by the coding sequence ATGGATAAAAAACTCAATAAATTAATCTTAAATAAAGCTGTGCAATTACTTGCACAGCGCGATCATTCATCTTACGAACTAACCAATAAAATTATCCAATTTTTTACAAAAAAAATAAAAAGCTCAGAAGATGAATACTATGAGCAATTGAATCAACTCAAAATTGAAACTGCTGATGTGGTTCAATATTGTACTAATCAAAATTGGATGAGCGATACACAATATATCGAAAAATATATTGTTATGAGATCTAATAAAGGTTATGGAAGATATAAAATCGCTATGGAATTAAAACAACGAGGTCTACCTAATAACTTAACTAATGAACTTTTAAGTAAATTAGATATTAATTGGTCGTATAATGCCTACAAGCAAATATTAAAAAAATTTAACCAAATTAATGTTAAAAATCTCTTGGAAAAACAAAAGATAATGCAATTTTTAGTTACCCGAGGTTATACCCAAGATGATATAAAAGATGTGTATAATTTATTGACTTAA
- the recA gene encoding recombinase RecA encodes MNENKQRALSAALSQIEKQFGKGSIMRLGDTQTLDVDSVSTGSLGLDIALGIGGLPMGRIVEIFGPESSGKTTLTLSVIAQAQKEGKTCAFIDAEHALDPIYAAKLGVQVDDLLVSQPDTGEQALEICDALVRSGAVDVIIVDSVAALTPKAEIEGEMGDSHMGLQARLMSQALRKLTANIKNANCLVVFINQIRMKIGVMFGNPETTTGGNALKFYASVRLDIRRIGAVKEGEDVIGSDTRVKVVKNKVAAPFRQAEFQILYGCGISKEGELIDLGVKHKLVDKAGAWYSYNGEKVGQGKANSIKFLQEHPEIAEELETRLRDLLLNSPAVFSAEDVETASEDESFE; translated from the coding sequence ATGAACGAAAACAAACAACGAGCACTTTCGGCTGCATTAAGTCAAATAGAAAAACAATTTGGTAAAGGTTCTATTATGCGTTTAGGGGATACCCAAACGTTGGACGTTGATTCTGTCTCTACTGGATCTTTAGGACTCGATATTGCATTAGGTATTGGCGGCTTACCAATGGGTCGAATTGTTGAAATTTTTGGACCAGAATCATCGGGTAAAACAACATTAACTTTATCTGTTATTGCACAAGCGCAAAAAGAAGGCAAAACATGTGCATTTATTGATGCTGAACATGCTTTAGATCCAATTTATGCCGCTAAATTAGGCGTGCAAGTTGATGATTTATTAGTTTCTCAACCTGATACTGGTGAACAGGCACTTGAAATTTGTGATGCCTTAGTTCGTTCTGGTGCTGTTGATGTTATTATTGTTGACTCAGTAGCAGCATTAACACCTAAAGCAGAAATTGAAGGTGAAATGGGTGATTCTCATATGGGATTACAAGCTCGCTTGATGTCACAAGCTTTACGTAAATTAACCGCAAATATTAAAAATGCTAACTGCTTAGTGGTGTTTATTAACCAAATTCGTATGAAAATCGGTGTAATGTTTGGTAATCCAGAAACAACAACTGGCGGTAATGCGCTTAAATTCTATGCATCAGTTCGTTTAGATATTCGACGTATTGGTGCAGTAAAAGAAGGCGAAGATGTTATTGGTAGTGACACACGTGTAAAAGTAGTGAAAAATAAAGTTGCTGCACCATTTAGACAAGCTGAATTTCAAATTCTTTACGGTTGTGGTATTTCTAAAGAAGGAGAATTGATTGATCTAGGTGTCAAACATAAATTAGTTGATAAAGCTGGCGCTTGGTATAGCTACAATGGCGAAAAAGTTGGTCAAGGCAAAGCCAATTCAATTAAATTTTTACAAGAACATCCAGAAATAGCTGAAGAACTTGAAACAAGACTACGTGATTTATTATTAAACAGTCCTGCCGTTTTTTCTGCTGAGGACGTAGAGACTGCATCGGAAGATGAAAGCTTTGAATAA
- a CDS encoding PqiA/YebS family transporter subunit — MTVDKQQYVLCSHCDLVIELADVTIGHKAICPRCNTTLAKKSINMKFRAAMYAVCSLIMIIVACGFIFIDIRLVGNFNGVSVLDIPKTLFFDKYSYISALFILFVLIFPIINLLIIGLLCSKFKISKYRKRDLLIIYEKFKHWCMPEIFITGILVSFVKLMSYGSIGVTSTFWAFCLFVFFYIKAQVIFSPETIWEEIHTNNFAQTPLKVGKTAISQNLKLCGCCHAMMPIAFGKCPRCKQKSAVRNRDKIQWTIALLVTSLIIYIPANVFGIMITVVFGSPSTSTIMDGVIYMWQAGDVPVALVIFIASIVIPILKIISLSWLCYFAIAVKRKNKHNCLQMKKLYGAVEFIGKWSMIDIFVVSVVCSLVRNQQMMGVYPDIGVTFFATVVIITMIASQKFDPRLIWDHSPVKSYNK, encoded by the coding sequence ATGACTGTTGATAAACAACAATATGTTTTATGTTCGCACTGTGATTTGGTCATAGAATTAGCTGATGTAACAATAGGTCATAAAGCTATATGTCCTCGTTGTAATACAACTTTAGCCAAAAAAAGCATTAATATGAAATTTCGAGCTGCAATGTATGCGGTTTGTTCACTGATTATGATTATTGTAGCTTGCGGTTTTATTTTTATTGATATTCGCCTTGTTGGTAATTTTAATGGTGTAAGTGTTTTAGATATTCCAAAAACCCTTTTTTTTGATAAATATAGTTATATATCAGCACTTTTTATTTTATTTGTTTTAATTTTTCCCATAATAAATCTTCTAATCATTGGTTTGCTTTGTTCAAAATTTAAAATATCAAAGTATCGTAAAAGAGATTTATTAATTATTTATGAAAAATTTAAACATTGGTGTATGCCTGAAATATTTATCACAGGCATTTTGGTTAGCTTCGTAAAACTAATGAGTTATGGCAGTATAGGTGTCACAAGTACATTTTGGGCATTTTGTTTATTTGTATTTTTTTATATAAAAGCCCAAGTTATTTTTTCACCAGAAACAATTTGGGAAGAAATTCATACTAATAATTTTGCTCAAACACCATTAAAAGTTGGTAAAACGGCAATAAGTCAAAACTTGAAGTTGTGCGGTTGTTGCCATGCCATGATGCCAATAGCTTTTGGTAAATGCCCAAGATGTAAACAAAAAAGTGCCGTGAGAAATCGCGATAAAATACAGTGGACGATAGCGTTATTAGTTACTTCACTAATTATCTATATTCCTGCGAATGTATTTGGGATCATGATAACGGTAGTTTTTGGTTCACCATCAACATCGACAATTATGGATGGTGTTATTTATATGTGGCAGGCAGGTGATGTGCCTGTGGCATTAGTTATTTTTATTGCCAGTATCGTTATTCCAATTTTGAAAATAATTTCATTAAGCTGGCTTTGCTATTTTGCAATAGCAGTGAAAAGAAAAAATAAGCATAATTGCCTGCAAATGAAGAAATTGTATGGTGCAGTTGAGTTTATTGGTAAATGGTCAATGATTGATATATTTGTTGTATCGGTTGTTTGTTCACTAGTTAGAAATCAACAAATGATGGGGGTTTATCCTGATATAGGAGTTACTTTTTTCGCAACCGTTGTGATTATTACTATGATTGCATCACAAAAATTTGATCCGCGCTTAATTTGGGATCACTCTCCAGTTAAAAGTTATAATAAATAG
- the pqiB gene encoding intermembrane transport protein PqiB: MATSSKLAKIIKIRAISAIWIIPIVTAIVGLWIIYSHFADRGTSFTLLAKDASGIVAGKTVIKNRSVDIGIVDEVTLSKDFEKVVIKGRIYNDMEPLLKNDSIFWVVKPEIGRDGVTGLGTIVSGVYIELASGNDTHNFKNNPFILSDTPPLSDPSIKGIRVNLESDQNGVIPRGASVMFHGYRVGNVETSEFDINSRKMKYQIFITKPYDALVTQNVRFWKEGGIDLTLSSSGASLNVPSLDVLMSGGISFDLPDGSKLGAPAEQYAVYKLYENKKSIQDSQYTEYKEFLIMLSESISGLVEGAPVEYHGIRLGTVSKVPFYTAEMLDKTSILNQKVPVLIRIEPDRLSEWVDEKIDIATLIMNEQKNGLRASLKTSNMFTGALYIDLDFYPELKNKYNANLSNQYGYSTIETTSTGIAQIQAKVMQLLDNFNHLPLNNTMTEFNKSLASSQRLINSLNQIMASNEMQNMPKDLQKTLRTLNDTMKGIQPGSELNKQMNESLQKVQQMMDELTPLLNTLNDKSNALIFSAPIKKDQEPKAKGKK; encoded by the coding sequence ATGGCAACATCAAGTAAATTAGCGAAAATCATCAAAATTCGAGCTATCTCGGCTATATGGATTATTCCAATTGTTACTGCAATTGTTGGTCTTTGGATCATCTATTCGCATTTTGCTGATAGAGGGACTTCTTTTACCTTACTTGCGAAAGATGCAAGTGGTATTGTCGCAGGCAAAACAGTTATAAAAAACCGTAGTGTTGATATCGGTATTGTCGATGAAGTAACTTTATCAAAAGATTTTGAAAAAGTGGTTATTAAAGGTCGGATCTATAATGATATGGAACCACTTCTAAAAAATGATTCTATTTTTTGGGTTGTCAAACCGGAGATTGGTCGTGATGGTGTGACAGGGTTAGGCACTATTGTATCTGGTGTTTATATTGAGTTAGCGTCAGGAAACGATACGCATAATTTCAAAAATAATCCTTTTATACTATCCGATACTCCACCATTATCTGATCCAAGTATTAAAGGAATTCGAGTCAATCTTGAAAGTGATCAAAATGGTGTGATTCCACGTGGAGCATCAGTGATGTTTCATGGTTATCGTGTTGGTAATGTTGAAACTTCCGAGTTTGATATTAATTCACGTAAAATGAAATACCAAATTTTTATTACTAAACCTTATGATGCTTTAGTCACTCAAAATGTCCGCTTTTGGAAGGAAGGAGGCATTGATTTAACATTGTCTTCGTCCGGTGCTAGTCTGAACGTACCTTCCTTAGATGTTTTAATGTCTGGTGGGATTAGTTTTGATTTGCCGGATGGCTCTAAGTTAGGAGCGCCAGCTGAGCAATATGCAGTATATAAATTATATGAAAATAAAAAATCAATTCAAGATTCACAATACACAGAATATAAAGAGTTTCTGATTATGCTCTCTGAATCCATATCAGGATTGGTTGAAGGGGCACCTGTTGAATATCATGGTATTCGGCTAGGTACAGTATCAAAAGTCCCATTTTATACAGCTGAAATGTTAGATAAAACATCTATTTTAAATCAAAAAGTACCTGTTTTAATCAGGATTGAGCCCGATCGCTTATCGGAATGGGTTGATGAAAAGATCGATATCGCAACCTTAATAATGAATGAGCAAAAAAATGGATTAAGAGCCTCGTTAAAAACTTCTAATATGTTTACAGGTGCGCTTTATATTGATCTTGATTTTTATCCTGAATTAAAAAATAAATATAATGCCAACTTATCCAATCAATATGGTTATAGTACTATAGAAACAACGTCAACAGGTATTGCTCAAATTCAAGCCAAAGTCATGCAGTTATTAGACAATTTTAATCATTTACCATTGAATAATACTATGACGGAATTTAATAAATCGCTCGCTTCAAGTCAGCGCTTAATAAATTCATTAAATCAAATAATGGCAAGTAATGAAATGCAAAATATGCCAAAAGATCTACAAAAAACCTTAAGAACATTAAATGATACCATGAAAGGCATACAACCAGGATCAGAACTTAATAAGCAAATGAATGAGAGTTTGCAAAAAGTTCAACAAATGATGGATGAATTAACGCCATTACTTAATACACTCAATGATAAAAGTAATGCATTGATTTTCTCAGCTCCGATTAAGAAAGATCAAGAACCGAAAGCAAAGGGTAAAAAATAA
- a CDS encoding ABC-type transport auxiliary lipoprotein family protein, giving the protein MNKMMRNLLLTFCGTAFMLLVGCSTNIPNKSYFQLATSLPIQTPKTLKSTDRFLMIDSVDVVSFLNKSGIVLQTEDIKYVTATNNLWVSTLSQQLEERLVQDLSLLLPDYLVSSTSLTTPTLTVKLFIDGFHGSYNGDAIIKGRWIVTDNKNHIETKPFERHVPLAKNGYDALVKALSKGWQEEEQDFVYSITH; this is encoded by the coding sequence ATGAATAAGATGATGAGAAATTTACTTCTAACATTTTGCGGAACTGCATTTATGTTATTAGTTGGCTGTTCAACGAATATACCTAACAAAAGTTATTTCCAATTAGCTACTAGTTTACCTATTCAAACACCAAAAACATTGAAATCAACCGATCGTTTTCTAATGATCGACTCAGTTGATGTGGTCAGTTTTTTAAATAAGTCTGGTATTGTTTTGCAAACAGAAGATATCAAGTATGTCACAGCAACAAATAATTTATGGGTTTCGACGCTTTCTCAACAGCTTGAAGAACGTTTAGTACAAGATTTAAGTTTGTTACTACCAGATTATTTGGTTTCGAGTACATCTTTGACCACACCAACATTAACTGTGAAACTTTTTATTGATGGTTTTCATGGTAGTTATAATGGTGATGCAATTATAAAAGGACGTTGGATTGTTACTGATAATAAAAATCATATTGAAACAAAACCATTTGAACGCCATGTTCCATTAGCAAAAAATGGTTATGATGCTTTAGTTAAAGCATTGTCAAAAGGTTGGCAAGAAGAAGAGCAAGATTTTGTTTATTCTATAACACATTAA